From Halichoerus grypus chromosome 6, mHalGry1.hap1.1, whole genome shotgun sequence, one genomic window encodes:
- the FBXL14 gene encoding F-box/LRR-repeat protein 14, whose amino-acid sequence METHISCLFPELLAMIFGYLDVRDKGRAAQVCTAWRDAAYHKSVWRGVEAKLHLRRANPSLFPSLQARGIRRVQILSLRRSLSYVIQGMANIESLNLSGCYNLTDNGLGHAFVQEIGSLRALNLSLCKQITDSSLGRIAQYLKGLEVLELGGCSNITNTGLLLIAWGLQRLKSLNLRSCRHLSDVGIGHLAGMTRSAAEGCLGLEQLTLQDCQKLTDLSLKHISRGLTGLRLLNLSFCGGISDAGLLHLSHMGSLRSLNLRSCDNISDTGIMHLAMGSLRLSGLDVSFCDKVGDQSLAYIAQGLDGLKSLSLCSCHISDDGINRMVRQMHGLRTLNIGQCVRITDKGLELIAEHLSQLTGIDLYGCTRITKRGLERITQLPCLKVLNLGLWQMTDSEKVR is encoded by the coding sequence atggagaCCCACATCTCGTGCTTGTTCCCCGAGCTGCTGGCCATGATCTTCGGCTACCTGGACGTCCGGGATAAGGGGCGCGCGGCGCAGGTGTGCACGGCCTGGCGGGACGCCGCCTACCACAAGTCGGTGTGGCGGGGGGTGGAGGCCAAGCTGCACCTGCGCCGGGCCAACCCGTCGCTGTTCCCCAGCCTGCAGGCCCGGGGTATCCGCCGTGTGCAGATCCTGAGCCTCCGCCGCAGCCTCAGCTACGTGATCCAGGGCATGGCCAACATCGAGAGCCTCAACCTAAGCGGCTGCTACAACCTCACTGACAACGGGCTGGGCCACGCGTTTGTGCAGGAGATCGGCTCCCTGCGTGCCCTCAACCTGAGCCTCTGCAAGCAGATCACCGACAGCAGCCTGGGCCGCATAGCCCAGTACCTCAAGGGCCTGGAGGTGCTGGAGCTGGGGGGTTGCAGCAACATCACCAACACCGGCCTCCTGCTCATCGCCTGGGGCCTGCAGCGCCTCAAGAGCCTTAATCTCCGCAGCTGCCGCCACCTCTCGGACGTGGGCATCGGGCACCTGGCCGGCATGACGCGCAGCGCGGCCGAGGGCTGCCTGGGCCTGGAGCAGCTCACGCTGCAGGACTGCCAGAAGCTCACTGACCTTTCTCTAAAGCACATCTCCCGGGGGCTGACGGGCCTGAGGCTCCTCAACCTCAGCTTCTGCGGGGGCATCTCGGACGCGGGCCTCCTGCACCTGTCGCACATGGGCAGCCTACGCAGCCTTAACCTGCGCTCCTGCGATAACATCAGTGACACGGGCATCATGCACCTGGCCATGGGCAGCCTGCGCCTCTCAGGGCTGGATGTGTCGTTCTGTGACAAGGTGGGGGACCAGAGTCTGGCTTACATAGCCCAGGGCCTGGACGGCCTCaagtccctgtccctctgctcctgccacaTCAGCGATGATGGCATCAACCGCATGGTGCGGCAGATGCACGGGCTGCGCACGCTCAACATCGGACAGTGTGTGCGCATCACAGACAAGGGCCTGGAGCTGATCGCTGAGCACCTGAGCCAGCTCACTGGCATAGACCTGTACGGCTGTACCCGAATCACCAAGCGCGGCCTGGAGCGCATCACGCAGCTGCCCTGCCTCAAGGTACTCAACCTGGGACTCTGGCAGATGACGGACAGTGAGAAGGTCAGGTGA